From Lolium perenne isolate Kyuss_39 chromosome 5, Kyuss_2.0, whole genome shotgun sequence, a single genomic window includes:
- the LOC127298444 gene encoding G-type lectin S-receptor-like serine/threonine-protein kinase At1g34300: MSAGFENGFQQPPDAFINQMNKISDSAKSNNIIIAVVSVLSILATVAIVYFVCRYFKKNGFPAININTSAPPAAAASTALYAVVPDSQIRDATVERFLNEIAGEKPIRFTPQQLSGFTNNYSARLGAGGFGAVYKGMLPNGLMVAVKRLHAGHDDRTSQEQFMAEVGTIGRTHHINLVRLFGFCYDADMRALVYEYMEHGALDSYLLDRSRHHMVGFTTLHAMAVGIARGLRYLHEECQQKIVHYDIKPGNVLLDGGLTPKVADFGLARLLNRADTHMTVSGMRGTPGYAAPEMWMQAGATEKCDVYSFGILLFEILGRRRNFDDAAPESQQWFPKVAWTKYESGVLTEIVEGCDGEDGQDKLETVERMCKVAFWCVQQQPEARPPMGLVVKMLEGEMDIAPPANPFQHLMAAPVAANRWTSGTSSANTVSTSANSVSQGSLDIV; this comes from the exons ATGTCAGCTGGTTTCGAGAATGGTTTCCAACAACCACCAGACGCTTTTATCAATCAAATGAATAAAATATCCGACTCCGCCAAATCCAACAATATCATCATCGCCG TTGTGTCGGTTCTGAGCATCTTGGCAACCGTCGCCATAGTCTACTTCGTTTGCAGATACTTCAAGAAGAACGGCTTCCCCGCAATCAATATCAACACGAGCGCCCCGCCGGCAGCCGCGGCGAGTACGGCGCTGTACGCCGTGGTTCCGGACTCGCAGATAAGAGACGCCACCGTCGAGAGGTTCCTCAACGAGATCGCCGGCGAGAAGCCCATCCGGTTCACCCCGCAGCAGCTCTCCGGCTTCACCAACAACTACTCGGCTCGGCTCGGAGCCGGTGGGTTCGGTGCCGTCTACAAGGGCATGCTCCCCAACGGCCTCATGGTCGCCGTCAAGCGCCTCCACGCCGGCCACGACGACAGGACCTCGCAGGAGCAATTCATGGCGGAGGTGGGAACCATCGGGAGGACGCACCACATAAACCTCGTCAGGCTCTTCGGCTTCTGCTACGACGCCGACATGCGCGCGCTGGTGTACGAGTACATGGAGCACGGCGCGCTCGACTCCTACCTGTTGGACCGGAGCCGCCATCACATGGTCGGCTTCACCACGCTGCACGCCATGGCCGTCGGCATCGCGAGGGGGCTCCGGTACCTCCACGAGGAGTGCCAGCAGAAGATCGTGCACTACGACATCAAGCCCGGCAACGTGCTCCTCGACGGCGGCCTCACCCCGAAGGTGGCCGACTTCGGCCTCGCGCGGCTGCTGAACCGGGCGGACACGCACATGACCGTCTCCGGGATGCGCGGCACACCCGGGTACGCGGCGCCGGAGATGTGGATGCAGGCCGGCGCCACCGAGAAGTGCGACGTCTACAGCTTCGGCATCCTCCTGTTCGAGATCCTCGGCCGGAGGAGGAATTTCGACGACGCCGCGCCGGAGAGCCAGCAGTGGTTCCCCAAGGTGGCGTGGACAAAGTACGAGAGCGGCGTGCTTACTGAGATCGTGGAGGGTTGTGACGGCGAGGACGGTCAGGACAAATTAGAGACGGTGGAGAGGATGTGCAAGGTGGCCTTCTGGTGCGTGCAGCAACAGCCGGAGGCGAGGCCGCCAATGGGCCTGGTGGTGAAGATGCTCGAAGGAGAGATGGACATTGCTCCGCCGGCAAACCCGTTCCAGCATCTCATGGCAGCGCCGGTGGCGGCAAACCGGTGGACTTCCGGGACGAGCAGCGCAAACACGGTCTCAACATCGGCAAATAGTGTTTCTCAAGGTAGCCTAGATATCGTCTAG